atctatttttaaaatgttataaaatagtggctacttttttttatgaatttttacattaaaattattatttttcatttaactgTTAGTGAGTTATAGCTGCTCAAAGTTGGATGGTTTAAGGTTTTTAAGTGTTCGTCTTACACGTTATTATAGATAACTTGAGGTGTTGGTAACTACAGATTCAAAGTTCATCATTGTGTCAATAGTTGATAACgagtttattacataaaaaaatatgaaacaagaagtattataaaaaccaaaaaccgTCCAACTTTGAAGAGCTATTTcgctaaaaattaacaaaaaataataatttgaactttgaaattcattaaaaaatagccctattaatttagtacattttaaatataggttgctatttaaaaatcaaaagttaataGTGGTTTCACTATTAAACAAAAGGGtggacaaaataaaaattccataCAGTTAGAAAAAAAgcaagaaatattttgaaaaaataaaaacaaaaaaaaagccaatatttacgaaataatgagtgtcttaaaagaatatgataaaaaaatcaccctgtgtattatttttgtaaactcactgaatatattaaaataattaaaaaaaattaagaattatgtcttatatatatatataattagtttgaatcataatatgaaagattgcaaaattttaattttaatacaatattgatttatattaaatatactatatattataccttatattatccattatgaccaaaaatatacataaacaaaattaaattaaattaagtagtaataaattatgatattcatttagttatactaaaaataccaaaaatattattgataaaataaatacaaccatagttacaattaattttatttaataataactactgacaatttgatcaaataaaaaaatattcataaatgatagacatatttagtttataactttattaaatgttaggtAAATAGACAAATTTTACATTCTTATAAACTGTTATTATGACtagtaaaattgttaatttacaaAGTAATAGGTACAAGCCTATTGAAATAATAGGCCAAGGTTCATATGGTATAGTGATGAAATGTAAAGATCGACTAACAAATGAAATTGTtgcaataaagaaaataacagATTCCTATTTTTATATGCCAAATGTATTGCGTGAATTTAtgatacttaaaatacttaataaacacataaatgtaattagacttttaaatattttccgtattaaaagttttctgtatattgtttttccaTACatggattataatatatgtcaatACATTGATGAATACTATCCAAATGGCCTGGGATatgatttaacaaaaaaaattatgatacaaGTGAgaattaaggttattaaaaaaataatcaaaattaaaattcagtttttagaTAATCAATGGTATTGATTACATGCACAGAAATTATGTAGTGCACAGAGATATTAAACCAGAAAATATACTGATAACAAGAAATGGTTTAATAAAGATTTGTGATTTGGgtgtttcaaaaatgttatgcgCACAGTCATTTAAAGCAGAATCAATTATGACACCAGACATGGGTACTATTTGGTATCAATCACCAGAAATGTTACTGGGAACACAAAAATATGGTCCTGAAATTGATGTTTGGTCTTtgggtaaaatataatgataactatataattatattttaatactaattagtatttataaacaatcaggtatagtatttatagaaTGCATGAGTGGCCAACCAATAATCACAAAAGAAACATCTATAGAACAATATCAatcaattgttaaatattttgggaTACCAATTAcagatcaaaaatatttaaataggaaaataaagaaaattaataaagttgtttcaattaagtatttcaacaatagtacatttaaaaatgttagtatggCATTAAATAACTACTTTCCTGAATGGCCAATTGATTTAATAGAAATAGTATCAAAATGTTTGGAATTCATACCATCAAAACGGAAAACTACAAAATCCTTATTaaaaacatcttattttgtaaatcgaaaatgtttaaaagtttttagagataatttaaacaatatattataaataaattgtttattaatattttatattaaataaaataatttcattagtaATCTTGATACCTTCAtagataagttataatatggcaaataaaattcattttttaaatcttagtgtatatttatactagatctacaaaaaatatttaaaatttcaagcaAATTGTTtagcttttaaaaaattatttcaatttttttaattttgtgtttgtAATTGTGAttgataattcaaaaaattatcacttacatatattttttaacaataacaataacaactcTGGTTTTGAAAGataaagtttttaactttgttcaaaattgtttttttgaatatgtatttttatttataattaatcatagttTTCAAGattaagtttataacaatataccaTACTTCTGCAGCAAGAGTAatgatcaatatttattatgtggtatctattatattttatttattttttattttaatattag
This sequence is a window from Rhopalosiphum maidis isolate BTI-1 chromosome 1, ASM367621v3, whole genome shotgun sequence. Protein-coding genes within it:
- the LOC113560380 gene encoding cyclin-dependent kinase-like 2 — its product is MTSKIVNLQSNRYKPIEIIGQGSYGIVMKCKDRLTNEIVAIKKITDSYFYMPNVLREFMILKILNKHINVIRLLNIFRIKSFLYIVFPYMDYNICQYIDEYYPNGLGYDLTKKIMIQIINGIDYMHRNYVVHRDIKPENILITRNGLIKICDLGVSKMLCAQSFKAESIMTPDMGTIWYQSPEMLLGTQKYGPEIDVWSLGIVFIECMSGQPIITKETSIEQYQSIVKYFGIPITDQKYLNRKIKKINKVVSIKYFNNSTFKNVSMALNNYFPEWPIDLIEIVSKCLEFIPSKRKTTKSLLKTSYFVNRKCLKVFRDNLNNIL